The DNA sequence ctgctacgtgcatctagaattcatttgcggcaagaggccttggctcgcccattctttgccactctagcccaggctgacctgaattcattatgtactctcagggtgaccttggaactcacggtgatcctacctctgcctcccaagagctgggattaaaggcgtggccacCATGCGCAGtttatatatgttaataaaaCAAAGTACATAGTAGAAGACATAGGGAAAGAGGGGAcggaagaaaggggaagaaaggcaAAAGTGGCTGCGGCCTGGGAtcatagctcagtggtgaagcgTTTGCCTAGTGTGCACAGGCTGTAGAGGCCAACCCCAGAACCACAAAGAAAggataaaaggggctggagagagactcagcgattaaagtgcttgcctctaaagcccaacagcctgagtttgattccccagtgcctacataaatccagatgcctctggagtttatttgcagcaactggaggccctggcatgcccgttctctgcCTGGCATGGGAACAcacacctttttaatcccagcgctcgggaggcagaggtaagaggatcgccatgagttcaaggccaccctgagacttacacagtgaatttcaggtcagcccgggctggagcgagaccctaccttcaaaaaagataaataaataaaaatagggatggagaaatgtctcagtgattaaggcacttgcctgtacagcctaaggccagagttcagttccccagtacccacataaagccgatgcacaatgtggctcatgtgtctggagtttgtttgcagtggccagaagccctggcgtgcccattctccttctttctcatagataaataaataaaatatgttttaaaataaataaaacgaaagagggctagagagatgggtgggTGGGTTGAGTGCATACCCCTGATACCATGCATTCAACCCCTGAATTCAAACCTCAACATTGCATCAACCTCAACTGGGGACCCTTCCTGGAATCGCAGTGGACCAAGACACTCGACAGTCCACTCAGGCAACCGCCATCAAGGACATgcagcaagagacacacacacagggcaaaaaaaaaaaaaaaaaaaagagtagttaatggctttatgttttctttcattttttcactTCAATGGACTGCTGGTTTCCTACCCAGCATCCGCCTCCAGTTCTTCATGACCAGCAAGCAACACCCTGACTTTCTTTAGGATAGGGTTGCCCTCCCCTAAAAATACTTGCCTACCCACACTCCCAGCTGGCAGGCATCGACTTCTCCGGCGTTTGAAACCTAAATTAGTTTTCGAGTGCTTTAATCTACACTCTTAGCTGAAAATGAAAGACCCTGCTTTGGGCAGTCACGTGTGAGCACCACAGACAGAAGCCATTCAAAAAGGTCGGGCAGGCCGGGCAGGATAGCgcgtggctttaatcccagcactcaggaggcagaggtaaggatcgctgagtttgagaccagcctaggaccacagagtgaatcccaggtcagcctgggctagagtgagaccttaccttggggggtgggggggggaaaagccaaacaaggtggcgcctgcctttaatcccagcactttggaggtagtggctggaggctcatgagttcaaggtcatcctcagctacataaaagTTTAAGGATTCcttgggctatatgagatcctgtctcaaaaatcgaaaacaaagagccaggtgtggtggcgcacatgaggccaccctgaaaacttcatagtgaattccaggtcagcctgagctagagtgagactctatctcaaaacaaacaaacaaacaaacaaaaaatccaaaacaaagccaggcgcatggtggtacatgcctttaatcctagcgctcaggaAGCAAagttagtaggattgctgtgagttcgaggccagcctggaactactgagtgtcaggtcagtctgggctggagtgggactatacctcagaaaaaaaaaaaaaaacaaatacagaacAAGAGGGAAGTGATGACTCACCGCTTTAATTCTAACattaggaagatctctgtgagtttttttttttttaatttatttgagagcgacagacacagagagaaagacagatagagggggagagagaatgggcgcgccagggcttccagcctctgcaaacgaactccagacgcgtgcccccttgtgcatctggctaacgtgggacctggggaaccgagcctcgaactggggtccttaggcttcacaggcaagcgcttaaccactaagccatctctccagctttttttttttttttttttttttgagagcgacagacacagagagaaagacagatagagggagagagaggatctctgtgagtttaaggccaacctgggctacagagggagctgcaggtcagcctgggtgagagtgaagcCCTGCTTCAAACACCCaccccctgccccccaaaaattCCAAACAACAAaccttttaggatttttttcttttttttttctttatgtctaaaatttattcatttaacagtTGCAGGAATGGTTGGCAAAGTTCGCGATGACGTCTAGGATGTTTTCACCAAATCGTAGACATATATATGGAGGTCGTTATGAAACTTGATGAAATAGACGGAGGGTCTGGCTTCTACTTGGTGGATGACCATGCCAGTCCAGTTGGAGCCGTCTTCTTTGACATATTCTACTTTTTTGCCCACCAGGCTGTCCTCACCCTCTTCCGGGCCCCTTTCTGCTGGAGAACAATCACTGGGGTCAGGCATGACGCGCAGGTCGCCCGCCCTGTAGTCATCCAGGAGCGGGTACACGTACAAGACTGGGTCTTTCTCGTAGGTGATGTAGAACCACGTGGTCCTGCCGGGCACCTGCGCCAAGACCGTGCCCCTCCACTCATCCTGACAGCCGTCCTCGGTCTCGAACGTGTGCTCCACCGCCCTGCCCACGATCACGCGGGCCAAGCGCGCATCGCTGCTTCCAGGCCGGGCCACCCGGCCTGGGAGGACCCGGAGGGCGCACACCCTCTCGTCCTTGTTCAGCTCTAGTCCGTACACGCAGTCGCAGCCGTCGTATTTTATGAGGTACATGGAAGGGTTCACGCGCACCTGGTCCAGGACAGTGCCCCTCCACTTGGCCGCAGGGCCGGTGTCCGCTCTCCACCCATGCTGGATCCTGCAGCCTACCAAGGTGCCCCGGGGTCCAGACACAGGCTGGCGTCGCCCCGGACCTGTCCGACGTCTTCTGTGGCACGTCCTCTTCTTCACCATGACCTGTCTGCCCAGGAGCCCGGCTGCTTAGTCCATGAGGCTGATGGGGAGGCCTATAATAGGATTCCTGAGCTTGGAACTTGCTTCCCGCGCCACAGATGCACGGTTGGGGAGGGGACACGACAAAGACGATGCGTAAAAGGCACTCACTAGCGGCACAGCCACCCAGGCTGAAAGAGGGTTTTCTTGGCTTGTGTCCGGAGCAGGTGGATCCAGGGGAATTCGctggaagaaggggaggggagccaCGTAGACATTCGGAGACCCAGGCGCAGGAGGGCAATGCAAACTGCACTTATTTCCGGGTGCTTATATAGCCAGCGTGGCGCAGGCGCACAACATACAGTGCTGAGTCATGCTTGCATGCAGTGGTTACACAACAGAGCAAGTTTGCAGGCTGGGCCGGAAGTCTAGCCCATCACCATTCTtgtttatgtttcttctttttctaatctaatgggcacaccagggcctccagccactgcaaatgaactccagaagcatgcgccaccttgtgcatctggttttatgggtcctggggaatcgaacctgggtcctttggcttttcagacaagtgccttgaacaCTTCAGCCCCCATTACCATCTTAAACTTGTGCCTCTACACTCAGCCTCTTGGTGCTTGGATTAAAACGTTCTCCACCAAATCAAGCTTATCAAacctttgtggggttttttgttgttgtcttttgttttgttgttgttttgttcttggtttctggttgtttttttgaggtagggtctcactctagttcaggctgacctggaatttactatgtagtctcagggtggccttgaactcatgacgatcctcttacctctgcctcctaagtgctgggattaaaggcatgcaccaccacacccagctctttgtttcgttttgaaatttttctctgtttttcaaggtagtttcactctatcccaggctgacctggaattcactatgtagtctcatagtggccttaaactcacagtgctcctcctacctctgcctcctgagtgctgggattaatggtgtgcgccaccacacctggatggatggatggatggatggatggatggatggatggatggatggatggatagatagatagatagatagatagatagatagatagatagatagatagatagatagatagagatagatagatattttattTGCGAGCAGACGGCAAAAGAAGAGAatcagaatgggcacaccagggcctccagccaccgcaaccaaccaacccaggtccttaggctttgcaggcaagcttcttaatcgctgagccagctctccaagccctaaataaacctttttaaacGAACAGTAAGATATGACAGAATATACATTAACTTATAAAGAGATGAAATTATGTCACTTAATGCTATTACAGAAGACCAAAGAAggaacaaggagatgccattCGGTCCATCCGGGCAAAACTGAAAGATGGGTCTGAATCTTGTCTCTGCAAGATGGTTGCCAGCAACGTGCTCAGCAGGAACTCTGCGGCTTCCTCCCCGAGTCTGTGAACCAATCAGATCTGAGTCCTCCGTGAGTCTAAGCCAATCAGGTCTCTGATTGAGCCTGACGACAAGGCTCCACCTGCATGGATGTCTGGTCCTATAAAGGCGGTAACCCACACGGTCAGGCCCTCTTTTCCCCAGGGTCTCGCTTTGCTGCCATCTACCTGGAAGCAGGTAAATCTGGAACTTCCCTATTCCGCAGGGTAGAGGGCGGCGCAGTTCCTCAGCTTGGGTGATTTTCCATCTTGccttctttctatctttgtgGTATCTTCTCCCTTAATCACATGCATGCATGGCTTTCCTCTAATCCCAAAGTCTATGTACCACGTGGGTATCCCTCCCCACTAACCTCTGGGTCTACTGCCTGTGTAATTTCTCCAAGTTTGGGGTAACTGTGGGTGAAAACTCACTCCTCATCTGAATCCCCTCTCTGTGTTGGCACACTCTTCTCCCTAGATCTCTCGCtggctcttctcttccttttgcccCATGACCTGAACACTCACGTGAGTCTGTCCCCCCTTGCCAGCCCTGCTGGGAATAAGGGGAGAATATGTACGTTGCCTTGGGTACTTTTGAGGGTACGCTCTCGCTTTAATTGTATGTAAGATTTTATCTTTGACCTCTGAAcccttaactatttttttttctttaggctcTTCTCCGTGaacctacctcagtctcctgtgttCTGGGAGTGCGCCATcacaccaggcagagagagagagaatgggcacaccgctctcctcattgcaaatgaactccggaagcatgcgcccctgtgcatctggctttacctaagtactgggaaatcgaactcaggttgttaggttttattactggcaagtgtcttaccctctgagccatcactccaatcctccgctttttcttttctttctttcttttttttttttgacagcttgcatacttacagacaataaaatcatgaaaattccctcctgctttccctttcacaaatccacactctatcatatcccctccctttctccattaatctctctcttgttttgatgtcatcatctgctCCTCcgtattataagggtcttgtgaaggtagctcTCGGCACTGcgatgtcatggatatccgggccattttgtgtctgggcgattgctttgtaaggagtcctaaccttgctttggctcttccatttctcgtgccacctcttccacaatggaccctgagctttggaaggtgtgatagagatgtttcagtgctgagcactcctgtcacgtCTCAGTAcgatggtgccttttgggtcatctcaatggtcactgccatctggaaagagaagcttctctaaccaaaagtgagagtagcattaatatgtgggtgtgaatgttaagtaaagttcttacagggcagtttgctgagcataatatatgcatttagccagacaaagaGCAGGCATTACTCTCCTAACGTTCATGACCTCTCCcaccattggtttttttttttttttttttcgaggtagggtctcactctggtccaggctgacctggaattaactctgtagtctcagggtggccttgaactcacggcgatcctcctacctctgcctcccgagtgcttggattaaaggtgtgagccaccacgcccggctcaccataggtttttgattagattagtaccaggcatgtattacctcccattaAGCAGGCCCCCAGTCCACTTGGACAGCAGTTGGTTTACCCCCACAACAGACAGGCCACTATCGCACCTATTCAGTCATTTGACCTCGCTGGCCAAATGTGAGGCTTGCATCTACAGGAAGTTtgtagctcagccccagcttgatttctcagtggccttgcggcCCGAGCCTGCCTCCACAATttttaatcctctctggtctgttATTTGAAGGGCATCTATGTCCCACGTGTGTATGGAGCGGCCCcagacatctggctttacatgggtactgggcaatcaaacccaggtcattaggctttgcagccaagcaccctaacagctaagccatttctcctctcttttaaatcttaaaaaaaaaggttaaaataaataaaattaagatctTGAAGCCTCAAAGGCGGTTCTTTATTCAAACTGGTCTATGTGTCCTGACTTCTATGAAGGTAAAACAGAAGAAAGTCTCCGTTTACATAGTATGGTTACAACATATATTCATAATCTCAAGGTTTTGTTTGCTAGTTCAAGAAAATCTAACCAGAGGACAATAACCAATGCTAATTTAATACACTGTCATTTGATCTCTTCGAAGCAGAAGACTTGCTTACTTGAACATGAAATCATTATTGCAGCCCTGTTGAAATCTGCACCTAATAAGTATCTAATGCAATTAATGCTGGAATTGGTTACAGAAAATTTCTTCATGGCACATTTACTCCCGAGCTCATGGGGAAGGAACTATTGCTGGGAAGGTGCGCTCAGCCTCATTACCCCCATGTCCAGTGGGTCCTCTGTGTGTATGCTCAGGTTCAGAGgatttaaccgttaagccatctctcctgcccagatttttttttcttccagattttaaaaaaaatttaaaagcgcacatgtgtgtgcacgtacatatgcatgtttgtgtgtagcATGTGAATGCTAGAGGTGTCAGGTGTCTTGTTTGTTACCATCTttatttttgcaaggtagggtctcactctagcccaggctgacctgaaattcactctatagtcttaggctggcgtccaagtcacagtgatcctcctactctgtctcctgagtgctgtgattaaaggtatttgtCCCATGCCCAGttaatacatattatttattttattcattcatttactggtgttttcttttttttaagaattcttttttatttatttatttgagagcgacagacacagagagaaagacagagggagagagagaatgggtgcgccagggcttccagcctctgcaaatgaactccagacgcgtgcgccaccacgcccggctcttcatcTTAGTTTTTAAAACAAGGTTTCTCACTAAACATGGAACTTAACAATTCAGCCAGACCGGCccgccagcaagccccagggatccccccCGTGCCTGCCTTCCGAGTGCGTTGCTTCTGgtccaccatgctgggcttttctGTGGATGCTAGAATTCTGAAGTCATTTctaatgcttgcctagcaagcactttatgactgagccatctccccagcccaagaatattctttttgtgttttgtttttggggtagggtctcactctagctcaggctgacctggaattcactatgcattctcaggatggcttcaaactcaacgtcttcctacctctgcctcccgagtgctgggattaatggtgtgtgccaccacacccagctaagaatattcttttttttttaatatttttttttaatttttacttatttatttatttgagaccgacagacacagagagaaagacagatagagggagagagaatgggcgcgccagagcttccagcctctgcaaacgaactccagacgcgtgcgcccccttgtgcatctggctaacgtgggacctggggaaccgagcctcgaaccggggtccttagtcttcacaggcaagcgcttaaccgctaagccatctctccagccccttttttaatattttgtttatttttatttatttgagagcaacagacagagaaaggggcagagagagaatgggcacgcctctagccgctgcaaacgaactccagacgcatgcgcccccttgtgcatctggctaacgtgggttctggggaatcaagccttgaaccggggttcttaggcttcacaggcgagcgcttaaccactaaaccatctctccagcccaagaatattctttttttggggggggtttcgaggtagggtctcactctaacccaggctgacctggaattcactatggagtctcagggtggcctcaaatttatggcaatcctcctacctctgcctcccgagtgctgggattaaaggcgtgcgccaccacacccggcttccaagaatattctttttttttttttaattttttttttgttcattttttatttatttatttgagagcgacagacatagagagaaagacagatagagggagagagagagagattgagaacgggcacgccagggcctccagccactgcaaacgaactccagacgcatgtgcccccttgtgcatctggctaacgtggatcctggggaactgagcctcgaaccggggcccttaggcttcacaggcaagcgcttaaccgctaagccatctctccagcccaaaacctacTTGTTTTGACAGTGGaaaaactcaggagccatagattgttgatagaaagctttcagtgccagggatggaatcccatccagtgagttgtaggccagggagtccctgatgcccccaaaacattacaggccattgccgaggcccttggtttcccaccaggaatagatggtaagaccctattactgaaaactccacatacttgggctgcaaggccactgagaaatcctgctgcaactgagctgataactcctccatgtagaccagctggcagaaaactggaagaagccattctgcatgcagttcaatgggagagagaaatcaccagtgaagatactcaacagtggacactgcaagccttatatttgcccagccaggccaaatgagccaatggggtcAATAGGGCcccgtctgtcatggtagaaaccaattgccctctaattggactgaaggcctgctccacgggagggaatacatccctgatattgaaaacagggtagtcatgagccccaatAGTATAATGTccactggtgtctggctaaatgtatatactatgctcctcaaactgcccagtaagcatttctcttaatgctcatacccttatattaatgctattctcacttttggtagagaaccttctcttttcagagggcagtgaccttgggatgactcagaaggcatcatggtgctgggaagaagtgacaggagtgctcagcactgcaatatctctgtcacaccttccaaggcttagggtccattgtggaagaggtggcaggaagaatgtaagagccaaaggaagggtaggactccttacaacgtgctccctccatcagccacaaaatggcctggatatccatgacctcacagttcctgacactacctacacaagactatcataagaggaggaaaagatgatgacatcaaaataaaagaaagactgagagggggaggggatatgatggagaatggagtttcaaaaggaaagtggggggagggagagcattaccatgagatattgtttacaatcctggaagttgttaataaaacacaaaatcaGACAGGTgtagtgtacatctttaatcccagtgcttgggaggcagaggtaggaggatcgccatgagtttgaggccaccctgagactccatagtgaattccaggtcagactgggctagagtgagtccctccctcgaaaaacaaaacaaaaaaaaagtcagcatccttattttaaaaaattaaaagtagggctggagagatggcttagcagttaaggcatttgcctgcagagccaaaggacctcagtttgattccccaggatcctcataagccaaatgcacaaggggacacgtgtcaggagtttgtttgcagtaactggaggccctggtgcgctcattctctctctctctctcaaataaaaattttaaaactagccagcagtgggctggagagatggcttagtggttaagcgcttgcctgtgaagcctaaggaccccggttcgaggctcggttccccaggtcccatgttagccagacgcacaagggggcgcacgcgtctggagttcgtttgcagaggctggaagccctagcgcgcccactctctctctccctctatctttctttctctctgtgtctgtcgctctcaaataaataaataaaaatactttaaaactagCCAGCTGTGatcacgcacgcctttaatcccagcccttgggaggtaggggtaggaggatcacttaagAGTTCAAGGGTAGTCTGaaattacataataaatttcaggtcagcctggcctagagtgagaccctacctgaaaaaaacaaaaatcctgaaTGTCAAGACCCCTCTATAAAATGGCATGATAATTTGCATATGATTTAGATGcatccttcctttttttcaattttttttattaattccatgattataaaaaatatccttccattttttttaaatattatttagtcgggcg is a window from the Jaculus jaculus isolate mJacJac1 chromosome 12, mJacJac1.mat.Y.cur, whole genome shotgun sequence genome containing:
- the LOC101594693 gene encoding spindlin-1-like codes for the protein MVKKRTCHRRRRTGPGRRQPVSGPRGTLVGCRIQHGWRADTGPAAKWRGTVLDQVRVNPSMYLIKYDGCDCVYGLELNKDERVCALRVLPGRVARPGSSDARLARVIVGRAVEHTFETEDGCQDEWRGTVLAQVPGRTTWFYITYEKDPVLYVYPLLDDYRAGDLRVMPDPSDCSPAERGPEEGEDSLVGKKVEYVKEDGSNWTGMVIHQVEARPSVYFIKFHNDLHIYVYDLVKTS